A section of the Nitrospirota bacterium genome encodes:
- a CDS encoding HigA family addiction module antidote protein, translating to MRLPKNPFHPGEMLLEEFLIPGKITQAALAQKLGWTRARLNELINGKRAITADSAIDLSRVLGTSAKLWMNLQATYDLDKALRRRKIA from the coding sequence ATGAGACTCCCCAAGAACCCATTTCATCCTGGCGAGATGTTGCTCGAAGAGTTTCTGATTCCCGGAAAGATAACCCAAGCCGCACTGGCCCAGAAGCTTGGCTGGACACGCGCACGTCTGAATGAACTCATCAACGGCAAACGCGCCATTACAGCCGACTCTGCCATCGACCTCTCACGCGTGCTCGGCACTTCGGCCAAGCTGTGGATGAATCTCCAGGCAACCTATGATCTCGATAAAGCGCTCCGCCGAAGAAAAATTGCGTAG
- a CDS encoding BrnA antitoxin family protein, giving the protein MKKPTTKKRSRTNWARIDAIKDREIDLSDIPELGKAFFKRATLRLPEPKTAVTIRLDRQVLNWFKAKGPGYQTRINALLRAYMEAHKGVR; this is encoded by the coding sequence GTGAAGAAGCCTACTACCAAGAAACGATCGCGGACGAACTGGGCAAGAATTGACGCGATCAAGGACCGCGAGATCGATCTTTCTGATATCCCGGAGCTGGGCAAGGCTTTCTTTAAGCGTGCCACGCTGAGGCTTCCTGAACCAAAGACCGCCGTCACCATTCGATTGGATCGTCAGGTCTTGAATTGGTTCAAAGCAAAGGGGCCTGGCTATCAAACACGAATCAACGCCCTTCTCAGGGCATATATGGAGGCGCACAAAGGAGTGCGGTGA
- a CDS encoding type II toxin-antitoxin system RelE/ParE family toxin yields MHDAAELGDLREPPGNRLEALRRDRKGFHSIRINDQWRVVFRWQDGNAYEVQVIDYH; encoded by the coding sequence GTGCACGACGCGGCAGAACTCGGAGATCTTCGCGAACCGCCTGGCAATCGACTGGAAGCACTGCGAAGAGACAGGAAAGGATTTCATTCGATACGGATCAATGATCAGTGGCGTGTGGTTTTTCGCTGGCAAGACGGAAACGCCTACGAAGTCCAAGTCATAGATTACCATTGA